The following coding sequences are from one Lipingzhangella halophila window:
- the sepH gene encoding septation protein SepH: protein MQELRLVAVSEDGTYLVLASTGRGTRFMLPVDDRLRAAVRGQFSRLGQYEIEVENPLRPKEIQARIRSGENAEAISEYSGIPIERVRWFESPVLQEREYMAQQAQRATLRRQGETTPGSPLGEIISDRIGAHQLETGDAVWDSWKREDNTWQLKLVFQIAGEERMAHWVYEPRRRSVTPADDEAVRLCGPDSGEPLDLGPGSANVTPFVPRRQGGASSEPATTQAAPLSPAPSNGSPSSDPPLRSAPPERPTPPERPAPPEPPAAPGRVSGTTEHTETSPAAQRGPETSAPARRAADEAPKTTPASETVETVKPVAPADPPAEVEAPAEVETAETPAARTAVPEAPEPPAARTPVSSGPPPKEHQDQQDRKERPRQREAPVSAAAGGGSGSTAGDTQSAAKRKGRGRRASVPSWDEIMFGSKKSD from the coding sequence ATGCAGGAGCTTCGCCTTGTCGCCGTCAGTGAGGACGGTACGTACCTGGTCTTGGCCAGTACCGGCCGTGGGACCCGATTCATGCTGCCCGTCGATGACCGTCTCCGCGCCGCAGTGCGCGGCCAGTTCTCCCGGCTCGGCCAGTACGAGATCGAAGTGGAGAATCCGTTGCGCCCGAAGGAAATCCAGGCCCGGATCCGCTCCGGGGAGAACGCGGAGGCGATCTCCGAGTACTCCGGGATCCCCATTGAGCGCGTGCGCTGGTTCGAGAGCCCTGTGCTACAGGAACGCGAGTACATGGCGCAGCAGGCCCAGCGCGCGACCCTGCGCCGCCAGGGAGAGACCACCCCGGGGTCCCCCCTCGGCGAGATCATCAGCGACCGCATCGGTGCCCACCAGCTTGAGACTGGCGACGCCGTATGGGACTCCTGGAAGCGCGAGGACAACACCTGGCAGCTCAAGCTCGTGTTCCAGATCGCCGGTGAGGAACGGATGGCGCACTGGGTGTACGAGCCGCGCCGCCGCAGTGTCACCCCGGCCGACGATGAGGCCGTGCGTCTCTGCGGCCCCGACTCCGGCGAGCCGCTGGACCTCGGGCCCGGCAGCGCCAACGTGACCCCGTTCGTCCCGCGCCGGCAGGGAGGCGCGTCGAGCGAGCCGGCCACGACGCAGGCCGCCCCCCTTTCCCCCGCACCGTCGAACGGCTCCCCCTCGTCCGACCCACCGTTGCGGTCCGCTCCCCCAGAGCGGCCCACTCCCCCAGAACGGCCCGCTCCCCCGGAGCCTCCGGCGGCACCGGGACGCGTCTCCGGAACGACCGAGCACACCGAGACCTCCCCCGCTGCCCAGCGCGGGCCCGAGACCAGCGCACCGGCGCGCCGCGCGGCCGATGAGGCACCCAAGACAACGCCGGCCAGCGAGACGGTCGAGACCGTGAAGCCGGTGGCGCCCGCCGATCCCCCCGCGGAGGTCGAGGCCCCCGCGGAGGTCGAGACCGCCGAGACCCCGGCCGCGCGCACTGCCGTACCCGAGGCGCCGGAGCCGCCGGCCGCGCGCACCCCCGTCTCGTCGGGGCCGCCCCCCAAGGAACACCAGGACCAACAGGACCGCAAGGAACGCCCCAGGCAGCGCGAGGCCCCGGTCTCGGCGGCCGCTGGAGGCGGTTCCGGCTCCACCGCCGGGGACACCCAGTCGGCCGCCAAGCGCAAGGGGCGCGGCCGCAGGGCGTCCGTTCCGTCGTGGGACGAGATCATGTTCGGATCCAAAAAGTCCGATTGA
- a CDS encoding inositol monophosphatase family protein — protein sequence MLEAEPAHLLDLAADVAREAGQLAARGQAGIGVLDTKSSPTDVVTEMDRSVEELIRKRLLNARPGDSVLGEEGGTESGSSGVRWIVDPIDGTVNYLYGRDEWAVSIAAESEGEVVAGVVAVPSRDETYTATLGGGAFCSGTPLRARDAVPLEMALVCTGFGYSTERRAYQAEVLRTVLPRVRDIRRGGSAAVDLCSVAHGRADAYYERGLNTWDWSAASLIVREAGVRVGGLRGAPATPDLIIAAVPGLFEELHDLLEPLGADTDGPPHAG from the coding sequence ATGCTCGAAGCCGAACCCGCACACCTTCTTGACCTGGCCGCCGACGTCGCCCGCGAGGCCGGGCAGTTGGCAGCCCGCGGTCAGGCCGGGATCGGTGTGCTCGACACCAAGTCCTCACCCACCGACGTGGTCACCGAGATGGACCGTTCGGTCGAGGAGCTGATCCGCAAGCGCCTGCTCAATGCCAGGCCCGGCGACTCCGTGCTGGGCGAGGAGGGCGGCACCGAGTCCGGCTCCTCCGGGGTGCGCTGGATCGTCGACCCGATCGACGGCACGGTGAACTACCTGTACGGGCGGGACGAGTGGGCGGTCTCGATCGCCGCGGAGTCCGAGGGCGAGGTCGTGGCCGGCGTGGTCGCGGTCCCCAGCCGCGACGAGACCTACACCGCCACCCTGGGCGGCGGCGCCTTCTGCTCCGGCACGCCGCTTCGGGCGCGCGACGCTGTTCCGCTGGAGATGGCGCTGGTGTGCACGGGCTTCGGCTACAGCACCGAGCGTCGCGCCTACCAGGCGGAGGTGCTGCGTACCGTGCTGCCGCGGGTGCGCGACATCCGCCGCGGCGGATCGGCGGCGGTCGACCTGTGCTCGGTCGCGCACGGCCGGGCCGACGCCTACTACGAGCGGGGGTTGAACACCTGGGACTGGAGCGCCGCCTCGCTGATCGTACGGGAGGCCGGAGTGCGGGTCGGGGGCCTGCGCGGGGCGCCAGCGACCCCGGATCTCATCATTGCGGCGGTTCCCGGCCTCTTCGAGGAGCTGCACGACCTGCTCGAACCGCTGGGCGCCGACACAGACGGCCCGCCGCACGCCGGCTAA
- the dut gene encoding dUTP diphosphatase, producing MSSDSSGAVEVRVHRIDPRAPLPEYAHPGDAGADLVTVEDLVLEPGARATVRTGIAIALPEGYAAFLHPRSGLAARSGVTLVNAPGTVDAGYRGEIRVTLRNTDRHTPVKLACGDRIAQMVIQQVASARFRAVDSLPESARGTGGFGSTGGHAARG from the coding sequence GTGAGTAGCGATTCTTCCGGCGCGGTGGAGGTGCGGGTCCACCGCATCGACCCCCGGGCGCCGCTTCCCGAATACGCGCACCCGGGCGATGCGGGAGCCGACCTCGTGACGGTCGAGGACCTCGTGCTCGAACCCGGCGCGCGGGCCACCGTGCGCACCGGTATCGCGATCGCGTTGCCCGAGGGCTACGCCGCGTTCCTGCACCCGCGTTCGGGCCTGGCCGCGCGGAGCGGGGTCACCCTCGTCAACGCCCCCGGTACGGTCGATGCCGGGTACCGTGGCGAGATCCGGGTGACCCTGCGCAATACGGATCGGCACACCCCCGTCAAGCTGGCGTGTGGGGACAGGATCGCCCAGATGGTCATCCAGCAGGTCGCGTCGGCGCGCTTCCGTGCAGTCGATTCGCTGCCCGAGTCCGCGCGCGGAACCGGGGGGTTCGGCTCCACCGGCGGACACGCGGCGCGGGGATGA
- a CDS encoding DUF4193 domain-containing protein, translating into MATDYDSPRKTDEDINEDSLQELQARRVDKGTSTIDVDPDEVAEGMELPGADLSGEELAVRVLPRQADEFTCSRCFLVHHRSQLAEERKGQLICKECTA; encoded by the coding sequence ATGGCCACCGACTACGACAGCCCACGTAAGACCGACGAGGATATCAACGAGGACAGCCTTCAGGAGCTACAAGCACGTCGGGTGGACAAGGGCACGAGCACGATCGACGTCGACCCGGACGAAGTCGCCGAGGGGATGGAGCTTCCCGGCGCCGACCTGTCCGGCGAGGAGCTTGCTGTACGCGTGCTCCCACGCCAGGCCGACGAGTTCACGTGCTCGCGTTGCTTCCTGGTCCACCACCGCAGCCAGCTCGCGGAGGAGCGCAAGGGGCAGCTCATTTGCAAGGAGTGCACTGCCTGA
- a CDS encoding ferrochelatase, which yields MRPYDAFLLISFGGPEGNEDVIPFLENVTRGRGIPRERLAEVGEHYFLFGGVSPINQQCRDLIEAVRADFSANGAHLPIYWGNRFWDPLLTDTVAEMAKDGVRNVVALATSAYSCYSSHGAYIVDIEAAREAAGPDAPRIDLIPPFFDHPGFVEPLADHTRQALEHLPTSERAGARLLFSAHSIPTGMADASGTPEQEYGPGGAYVAQLAEVARLVSERLGTGNDYEVVYQSRSGPPSQPWLEPDINDRLAQLADEGVSAVVAVPHGFVSDHMEVMYDLDHEAADTARGLGMHFSRAHAPGTHPRFVSMVRELVAERADPEVGRTRLSELPTCPADGADCCRARPVGS from the coding sequence ATGAGGCCATACGACGCGTTTCTGCTGATCTCCTTCGGCGGGCCCGAGGGCAACGAGGACGTCATCCCGTTCCTGGAGAACGTCACCCGGGGGAGGGGCATCCCCCGGGAGCGCCTCGCCGAGGTCGGCGAGCACTACTTTCTGTTCGGCGGGGTCAGCCCGATCAACCAGCAATGCCGCGACCTGATCGAGGCGGTCCGCGCCGACTTCTCCGCCAACGGTGCGCACCTCCCGATCTACTGGGGAAACCGGTTCTGGGACCCGCTCCTCACCGACACCGTGGCCGAGATGGCCAAGGACGGCGTGCGCAACGTCGTCGCGCTGGCCACGTCGGCCTACAGCTGCTATTCCAGCCACGGCGCCTACATCGTGGACATCGAGGCCGCCCGCGAGGCCGCCGGGCCGGACGCCCCGCGGATCGACCTGATACCGCCGTTCTTCGACCACCCCGGGTTCGTCGAGCCGCTCGCGGACCACACCCGCCAGGCGCTGGAGCACCTGCCGACCAGCGAGCGAGCCGGTGCCAGGCTGCTGTTCTCCGCGCACTCCATCCCCACCGGCATGGCCGACGCCAGCGGCACGCCGGAGCAGGAGTACGGACCGGGCGGGGCCTACGTCGCGCAGCTCGCCGAGGTCGCCCGCCTGGTGAGCGAGCGCCTGGGCACCGGCAACGACTACGAGGTCGTCTACCAGAGCCGCAGTGGCCCGCCGAGCCAGCCCTGGCTGGAGCCCGACATCAACGACCGGCTCGCGCAACTGGCGGACGAGGGCGTTTCCGCGGTCGTCGCGGTGCCGCACGGGTTCGTCTCCGACCACATGGAGGTCATGTACGACCTGGACCATGAGGCGGCCGATACCGCGCGGGGCCTCGGTATGCACTTCTCCCGAGCGCACGCGCCTGGGACGCATCCGAGGTTCGTCTCGATGGTGCGCGAGCTCGTTGCCGAGCGTGCCGATCCCGAAGTCGGGCGGACACGGCTCAGTGAGCTGCCCACGTGCCCGGCGGACGGAGCCGACTGCTGCCGTGCCCGGCCGGTAGGGTCGTAA
- a CDS encoding DUF4235 domain-containing protein, with protein sequence MAKKEGAFAAQIAGGAAALLAGFAARKVLTFAWTRATGKEPPTEPESLDVGLGEALGWAVVTGVGMEVARVLAVRATHKRMLPRSEREAAGAGH encoded by the coding sequence ATGGCAAAGAAGGAAGGTGCGTTCGCCGCGCAGATCGCGGGCGGCGCGGCCGCCCTCCTCGCCGGGTTCGCGGCGCGTAAGGTGCTGACCTTCGCCTGGACCCGGGCGACCGGCAAGGAGCCACCAACAGAGCCGGAATCCCTGGATGTCGGGCTCGGAGAGGCTCTGGGCTGGGCGGTGGTCACCGGTGTGGGCATGGAGGTCGCACGGGTTCTGGCTGTGCGCGCCACCCATAAGCGGATGCTGCCTCGGAGCGAGCGCGAGGCCGCCGGGGCGGGTCACTGA
- a CDS encoding response regulator transcription factor, which translates to MRVLVVEDEQVLAEAVAVGLRRESMAVDVVYDGDSAMEHIGVNDYDVIVLDRDLPGIHGDDVARSLVEQSYTGRILMLTASGELEDKVEGLTIGADDYLAKPFAFAELIARVRALGRRAVRPLPPVLRRNGITLDPANHVVERDGNEVTLTPKEFAVLEVLMRADGTVVSAEGLLEKAWDENADPFTNVVRVTVMTLRKKLGEPPVIQTVPGAGYRI; encoded by the coding sequence GTGCGGGTACTGGTGGTCGAGGACGAACAGGTCCTCGCCGAGGCTGTGGCCGTGGGGCTGCGGCGCGAGTCAATGGCCGTGGACGTCGTCTACGACGGCGATAGTGCTATGGAACACATCGGGGTCAACGACTACGACGTCATCGTGCTCGACCGCGACCTTCCGGGCATCCACGGCGACGACGTCGCGCGCAGCCTGGTGGAGCAGAGCTACACCGGCCGGATCCTGATGCTCACAGCATCCGGAGAGCTCGAGGACAAGGTCGAAGGGCTCACCATCGGCGCCGACGACTACTTGGCGAAACCGTTCGCGTTTGCTGAGCTCATCGCCCGTGTGCGGGCACTTGGGCGGCGCGCGGTCCGGCCACTGCCCCCGGTGCTGCGGCGCAACGGCATCACCCTCGATCCCGCCAACCACGTGGTCGAGCGCGACGGGAACGAGGTCACACTCACCCCCAAGGAGTTCGCCGTACTCGAGGTGCTCATGCGGGCTGACGGTACGGTCGTCAGCGCCGAAGGGCTGCTGGAGAAGGCCTGGGACGAGAACGCCGACCCCTTCACCAACGTCGTCCGGGTCACCGTCATGACGCTGCGCAAGAAGCTTGGCGAGCCCCCCGTTATCCAGACCGTGCCCGGCGCGGGGTACCGGATTTGA
- a CDS encoding D-arabinono-1,4-lactone oxidase, which translates to MSNVVWHTWSGTHQARPRRLRFPNSTGDVAAAVRSAAGEGLPVRMVGSGHSFTGVAVTDGMLLAPTALSALRSVDPQAGTATVEAGLPLRDLNEALAGHGVALANMGDIATQTVAGAVQTGTHGTGRDTGGLAAQVCAMELVLADGNVVTCSPTENAGLFDAARVGLGAFGVVTALTVAVRPAFLLHAREEPMPLDEILEGLPQLRSENEHCEFYWFPHTGQTITKRNNLSEGPAAPLPPFSAWLADEFLSNSVFEVVNRFARRAPAAIPAINQLSARSLSARQYVDASYRVFTSPRRVRFVEMEYAIPAEELADVLREIRATIRRRGHRISFPVEVRFAPADDAWLSTAYGRDTAYIAAHVYRGAPYEDYFSDLEAVFTSVRGRPHWGKLHTRDTAYLDRVYPCFSAAMDLRDRVDPERRFGNDYLTDVLGP; encoded by the coding sequence ATGTCGAACGTGGTGTGGCACACGTGGTCCGGCACCCACCAGGCGCGCCCCCGCCGATTGCGCTTCCCGAACAGCACCGGGGACGTCGCCGCCGCGGTGCGCTCCGCCGCCGGGGAAGGGTTGCCGGTGCGCATGGTCGGGTCCGGGCACTCGTTCACCGGGGTCGCGGTGACCGACGGCATGCTGCTCGCGCCCACCGCACTGAGCGCGCTGCGCTCAGTGGATCCGCAGGCCGGCACTGCCACCGTCGAGGCCGGTCTGCCGCTGCGCGACCTCAACGAGGCCCTGGCGGGCCACGGTGTGGCGCTGGCCAACATGGGGGACATCGCGACGCAGACCGTGGCGGGCGCGGTTCAGACCGGTACGCACGGCACCGGACGCGACACCGGCGGGCTCGCCGCCCAGGTCTGTGCGATGGAGTTGGTCCTGGCCGACGGAAACGTTGTGACCTGCTCGCCCACCGAGAACGCCGGGTTGTTCGACGCGGCCCGGGTCGGGCTCGGGGCCTTCGGGGTGGTGACGGCGCTGACCGTGGCGGTCCGGCCGGCTTTCCTGCTGCACGCGCGTGAGGAGCCGATGCCGCTCGACGAGATCCTGGAAGGGCTCCCCCAGCTGCGGTCCGAGAACGAGCACTGCGAGTTCTACTGGTTTCCGCACACCGGTCAGACCATTACCAAGCGCAACAACCTCTCCGAAGGGCCGGCCGCTCCGCTGCCGCCCTTCAGCGCGTGGTTGGCCGACGAGTTCCTGTCCAACTCGGTCTTCGAGGTGGTCAACCGGTTCGCGCGGCGGGCGCCGGCCGCGATCCCGGCGATCAACCAGCTCTCCGCCCGGTCGCTGTCGGCGCGCCAGTACGTCGACGCCTCGTACCGCGTGTTCACCAGCCCGCGGCGCGTGCGCTTCGTGGAGATGGAGTACGCCATTCCGGCCGAGGAGCTCGCCGACGTCCTGCGTGAGATCCGCGCCACCATCCGCAGGCGGGGGCACCGGATCAGCTTTCCTGTCGAGGTGCGCTTCGCCCCGGCGGATGACGCCTGGCTGTCCACCGCCTACGGACGGGACACCGCCTACATCGCGGCGCACGTCTACCGGGGCGCCCCGTACGAGGACTACTTCAGCGACCTCGAAGCCGTGTTCACCTCTGTGCGGGGCCGGCCGCACTGGGGCAAGCTCCACACGCGCGACACCGCCTACCTCGACCGGGTCTACCCGTGCTTCAGCGCGGCCATGGACCTCCGCGACCGGGTCGACCCGGAGCGCCGCTTCGGCAACGACTACCTGACGGACGTGCTCGGCCCCTGA
- a CDS encoding DUF3710 domain-containing protein, which yields MFGRRNKKRQQDDATGDAEAVASPSPVTETGKSEDQYRVQGPWDVTEDAPDIDRLDLGAIRVPVEKGIEVQVNIAQKRKKIIGVTLIKGNSALQVQPFAAPKSSGLWDEMREELREQVTEQGGKAEDFEGAFGPELRAVVPVEGKTNESGQQLGQRVRFIGVDGPRWVLRGVIRGEGATKPEVMAEIEEIFQRIVVVRGEQPVPPRDLLSITVPPELEERMTESANAQHPQQAAGDGTAG from the coding sequence GTGTTCGGACGCCGGAACAAGAAGAGGCAGCAGGACGACGCCACCGGCGACGCCGAGGCTGTCGCGAGTCCGTCGCCGGTGACCGAGACGGGCAAGAGCGAGGACCAGTACCGGGTCCAGGGCCCGTGGGATGTCACGGAGGACGCGCCGGACATCGACCGACTCGACCTCGGCGCCATCCGGGTTCCCGTTGAGAAGGGCATCGAGGTCCAGGTCAACATCGCGCAGAAGCGCAAGAAGATTATCGGCGTGACCCTGATCAAGGGGAACAGCGCACTCCAGGTGCAGCCGTTCGCGGCCCCGAAGTCCAGCGGCCTGTGGGACGAGATGCGCGAGGAACTGCGCGAACAGGTCACCGAGCAGGGCGGCAAGGCCGAGGACTTCGAGGGCGCGTTCGGCCCGGAACTGCGGGCGGTCGTCCCGGTCGAGGGCAAGACGAACGAGTCCGGACAGCAGCTCGGCCAGCGCGTCCGGTTCATCGGTGTCGACGGCCCGCGCTGGGTCCTGCGCGGCGTCATCCGCGGCGAGGGCGCGACCAAGCCCGAGGTGATGGCGGAAATCGAGGAGATCTTCCAGCGAATCGTGGTGGTACGCGGCGAGCAGCCGGTCCCGCCGCGCGACCTCCTCAGCATCACCGTCCCCCCGGAGCTGGAGGAGCGCATGACCGAGTCGGCCAACGCGCAGCACCCCCAGCAGGCGGCCGGCGACGGCACGGCTGGCTAG
- a CDS encoding PH domain-containing protein: MSAHEEPEPGPDTSAGGPEGRSGPEHAPAADQVPAPEPVYRLSPRSMVTAPIKTLRGFIVPLGVAVVVGNFNPWVLGGAAAAVAAMIATGFFTYLTFRYQVGAERLEIRRGLISRSHRTIPLERVRGVDVTSNLLHRLLGLAVVKVEAAAGGGKEEEGTLDAVTVAEAERLRSVLLHRRAVLRGEAAEPGQATAARDSSAAAGSAPAAATASTERRPAPEEPETVYFVMPPSWYLYALLSLGYLVTPFAALAAAMGLVGQVLSEAGAAREAMGWLAGRETTLVIWVGIAVLVVLLLLMPVFAVVSYSVAHWGFTLRRSDGSLIAERGLFTRRSVTLEYRRIRGYELLDSPLERLRRAVRLRAVVTGLGDTATRAMLLPTGARERVAQVVERALDPFRGTLAPHPRAALGRRLFRAIAPFAALATVAWVSGLNVLAGALAFVALLGVPLGMDRYRSLGHGFDGRRVSVRSGSLRREQAVVGRDAIIGWTWSQSLFQRRVGLAHLELAVGAGNGAYTAIDAGFEESVGFAGAVTPDMVRPFLVAAPDEPDSGPERARGESAEDAEDGAD; encoded by the coding sequence GTGAGTGCGCACGAGGAACCGGAACCCGGCCCGGACACGAGCGCCGGCGGCCCGGAAGGCCGCTCCGGGCCCGAGCACGCGCCCGCCGCGGACCAGGTCCCCGCACCGGAGCCGGTGTACCGGCTGAGCCCCAGGTCGATGGTGACCGCCCCCATCAAGACGCTCAGGGGGTTCATCGTCCCGCTTGGTGTCGCGGTCGTCGTCGGCAACTTCAACCCGTGGGTTCTGGGCGGCGCCGCGGCGGCCGTCGCCGCGATGATCGCCACCGGATTCTTCACCTACCTGACGTTTCGCTACCAGGTGGGGGCGGAGCGGCTGGAGATCCGGCGCGGGCTGATCAGCCGCAGCCACCGGACCATCCCACTGGAACGGGTGCGCGGCGTCGACGTCACGTCGAACCTGCTGCACCGCCTGCTGGGACTGGCCGTCGTCAAGGTCGAGGCCGCGGCCGGGGGCGGGAAGGAGGAGGAAGGCACGCTCGACGCCGTCACCGTCGCGGAGGCCGAGCGGCTGCGCAGCGTTCTGCTGCACCGGCGCGCCGTCCTGCGGGGCGAGGCGGCCGAGCCGGGACAGGCGACGGCCGCGCGGGACTCCTCAGCCGCTGCGGGGAGCGCGCCCGCGGCCGCCACCGCGTCAACGGAGCGGCGGCCCGCCCCCGAGGAACCCGAGACGGTCTACTTCGTGATGCCGCCGAGCTGGTACCTCTACGCGCTCCTCAGCCTCGGTTACCTGGTCACCCCGTTCGCGGCGCTCGCCGCGGCCATGGGGCTGGTTGGTCAGGTCCTCAGCGAGGCGGGCGCCGCCAGGGAGGCCATGGGATGGCTGGCGGGCAGGGAGACCACGCTGGTCATCTGGGTCGGCATCGCGGTCCTCGTGGTACTGCTGCTGCTGATGCCGGTCTTCGCGGTCGTCAGCTACAGCGTCGCTCATTGGGGCTTCACGCTGCGCCGGAGCGATGGCTCGCTCATCGCCGAGCGCGGGCTGTTCACCCGGCGCAGCGTAACCCTGGAGTACCGCCGCATCCGCGGCTACGAGCTCCTCGACAGCCCGCTGGAGCGCCTGCGCCGGGCGGTCCGGCTCCGCGCGGTCGTGACCGGGTTGGGGGATACCGCGACCCGGGCGATGCTGCTGCCCACTGGCGCGCGCGAACGGGTCGCGCAGGTCGTCGAGCGGGCGTTGGATCCGTTCCGCGGCACATTGGCTCCGCATCCCAGGGCCGCCCTGGGCCGCCGGCTGTTCCGCGCGATCGCGCCGTTCGCCGCACTGGCCACCGTCGCCTGGGTGAGCGGGCTGAACGTGCTCGCGGGCGCCCTTGCGTTCGTGGCTCTGCTGGGTGTTCCGCTCGGGATGGACCGCTACCGATCGCTGGGGCACGGGTTCGACGGCCGGCGGGTCAGCGTGCGGTCCGGGTCGCTGCGGCGGGAGCAGGCCGTAGTCGGACGCGATGCCATCATCGGGTGGACCTGGTCGCAGAGCCTGTTCCAGCGGCGAGTAGGGCTGGCGCACCTGGAGCTCGCGGTGGGAGCGGGCAATGGTGCCTATACCGCCATCGACGCCGGGTTCGAGGAGTCGGTCGGCTTCGCCGGGGCCGTGACCCCGGACATGGTGCGCCCCTTTCTGGTGGCGGCACCGGACGAGCCCGACAGCGGACCCGAGCGGGCCCGCGGCGAGTCAGCAGAGGACGCAGAGGACGGGGCCGACTAG
- a CDS encoding PH domain-containing protein, with protein MTTRLRAPQHRVSPRAVPMWTLSHTVSSILITAVLIAAVWGVVAAGWSWVPAWLLERAWWIPVLYAGYALVKTVVAPRWRYRVHRWEVTADVVYTRTGWLSRAWQLVPVGRIQTVDTTQGWLERMFRLATLRVQTASYAGSSTIEGLDAAEAQRISEELALRVGDVGDDAT; from the coding sequence ATGACGACCCGCCTGCGCGCGCCGCAGCACCGCGTATCGCCGCGTGCCGTACCGATGTGGACGCTGTCCCACACGGTGTCCTCAATCCTGATAACCGCCGTGCTCATCGCGGCCGTGTGGGGTGTGGTCGCCGCTGGCTGGTCCTGGGTTCCCGCCTGGCTGCTGGAGCGCGCCTGGTGGATCCCCGTGCTCTACGCGGGGTACGCGCTGGTCAAAACCGTGGTCGCGCCGCGTTGGCGGTACCGGGTGCATCGATGGGAAGTCACGGCGGACGTCGTCTACACCCGCACCGGCTGGCTGAGCCGGGCCTGGCAGCTCGTGCCGGTGGGCCGGATCCAGACGGTCGACACCACCCAGGGCTGGCTGGAGCGGATGTTCAGGCTGGCCACGTTGCGGGTGCAGACGGCCTCCTACGCCGGGTCGTCCACCATTGAGGGCCTGGACGCCGCCGAGGCGCAGCGGATCTCCGAGGAACTCGCGCTCCGCGTCGGCGACGTCGGAGACGATGCCACGTGA
- a CDS encoding sensor histidine kinase: MSTAGDGATPAEAPGEVAATPPGDTGTWRRLTTQPAQPGGSEGSMTRGVHRLTDNISLRARLTLIYGMLFFAAGSLLLLLNYIIIATLLDNLTFTLQPDFPYGDDPEVVEAVKNSLIDNVLSQVTRFSMLALVIVGLLAVGLGYVVAGRALSPLHKITRIARRLSERSLHERIALSGPDDEIRELADTFDDMLERLDRAFDGQRRFVVNASHELRTPLAINRTLLEVALSDPNASTDLTTIGRTLLETNSRHERLIDGLLFLAKSDRELEVRTSVDIGEVSSTVLGQLSEEIEEAGLTLRSDLRAAPVTGDPVLLERLVANLVENAVRYNVADGEITVRSGFYESMPAVQVENSGAVIPAYEVEGLFEPFRRGSGDRVRSSNSAGLGLSIVRSVVRAHGGTVTAWPRSGGGLVVTVCFPGPSREAPANANR, translated from the coding sequence TTGAGTACCGCCGGCGACGGCGCGACGCCCGCGGAGGCCCCGGGCGAGGTCGCCGCGACCCCGCCGGGCGACACCGGCACCTGGCGCAGGCTCACCACGCAGCCGGCACAGCCGGGGGGCTCCGAAGGGTCCATGACGCGCGGTGTGCACCGGCTCACCGACAACATCAGCCTGCGCGCCCGGCTGACCCTGATCTACGGCATGCTCTTCTTCGCCGCCGGGTCGCTGCTCCTGCTGCTGAACTACATCATCATCGCTACCCTCCTGGACAACCTGACCTTCACGCTGCAGCCCGACTTCCCCTACGGCGACGACCCGGAAGTCGTTGAGGCGGTGAAGAACTCCCTCATCGACAACGTGCTGTCCCAGGTGACCCGCTTCTCCATGCTGGCGCTGGTCATCGTCGGCCTGCTGGCCGTCGGCCTGGGCTACGTGGTGGCCGGCCGGGCCCTTTCCCCGTTGCACAAGATCACCCGGATCGCCCGCCGGCTTTCGGAGCGCTCCCTGCACGAGCGAATCGCGCTCAGCGGACCCGACGACGAGATCCGCGAGCTCGCCGACACGTTCGACGACATGCTGGAGCGCCTCGACCGCGCCTTCGACGGCCAGCGCAGGTTCGTCGTCAACGCTTCGCACGAGCTCCGCACCCCGCTCGCGATCAACCGAACCCTGCTGGAGGTCGCGCTGAGCGACCCCAACGCGTCCACCGACCTCACGACGATCGGGCGCACCCTGCTGGAGACCAACTCCCGGCACGAGCGCCTCATCGACGGGCTGCTCTTCCTCGCCAAGAGCGACCGCGAACTGGAGGTGCGCACCTCCGTCGACATCGGCGAGGTGTCGAGCACCGTGCTCGGCCAGCTCTCCGAGGAGATCGAGGAGGCGGGGTTGACCCTGCGCTCGGACCTGCGCGCCGCGCCGGTAACCGGCGACCCGGTGCTGCTCGAACGGCTGGTCGCCAACCTGGTCGAGAACGCGGTGCGGTACAACGTGGCCGACGGTGAGATCACCGTGCGGTCCGGTTTCTACGAGTCGATGCCCGCGGTCCAGGTGGAGAACTCCGGTGCGGTCATCCCCGCCTACGAGGTCGAGGGATTGTTCGAGCCGTTCCGGCGCGGATCGGGCGACCGGGTGCGCTCCAGCAACAGCGCGGGCCTTGGGCTGTCGATCGTGCGGTCGGTGGTGCGCGCGCACGGCGGTACCGTGACCGCCTGGCCCCGTTCCGGGGGCGGGCTCGTGGTCACTGTCTGCTTCCCCGGCCCATCGCGTGAGGCCCCGGCGAACGCGAACCGTTGA